One window from the genome of Solea solea chromosome 2, fSolSol10.1, whole genome shotgun sequence encodes:
- the ndufv3 gene encoding uncharacterized protein ndufv3 isoform X1, with the protein MATSLLRLGRLGSLKCLQLESWGILRSHPAMMFCSGVEDTTKSTTKTEAANKTAGAQDERATLLAYKTAVAFPVRFSKPEVSSAQYLGVAEPVSSSAAAAAAAAAAAARGPLTDAGEPAGAVPQMEDITATSSNLAPDPDISHVASDPSLTVSDTTPADKPLASSVSEGAVPTTKASSEPHDPVADGSSSSSSSSDSDSDSDSDDEKSEAKTQTKTYPPKMTESAMKEETVAHEVTSELKYGTKEDNKEAPSKHKYTPVYAVEAVQETSSSSPLTAVTSAVKAAQATLETPLVTLSDSSEELVDSAPVFCTAAEDTLEVTPAVPNTHRETPAVPNTHRETPAVPNTHGETPAEVVAEVASPEKNPCHNSVSTEPAHSAQIHVEGAAFAPVEAAAKPLEVEIAPTEAAAEHAADDSTHMESTEELMDPARVIAEGAGADPHVEATVEEQKVAPPDPEDPFDNSTYKNYQHHSYTPFTFVDLDVEMAKFRLPQPSSGRPSPRH; encoded by the exons ATGGCGACCTCCTTACTGCGATTAGGGCGTCTAGGTTCTCTCAAG TGTCTCCAGTTGGAGAGCTGGGGCATCCTGAGGAGTCACCCAGCTATGATGTTCTGCTCTGGGGTTGAAGACACCACAAAGTCAACCACAAAGACTGAGGCTGCAAACAAGA CAGCAGGGGCTCAAGATGAGCGAGCAACCCTGCTAGCCTACAAGACTGCAGTTGCCTTCCCAGTTAGATTTTCCAAGCCTGAGGTTTCCTCAGCACAATATCTAGGTGTAGCTGAACCAGTGTCCagctccgcagcagcagcagcagcagcagcagcagcagcagctcgagGGCCTCTCACTGATGCTGGTGAACCAGCTGGAGCTGTGCCACAGATGGAAGACATTACAGCCACTTCCTCGAATCTAGCTCCAGACCCAGATATTTCTCACGTTGCTTCAGACCCTTCTTTAACTGTAAGTGACACAACACCAGCAGATAAGCCCCTCGCAAGCTCTGTTTCAGAGGGTGCAGTCCCAACCACCAAAGCTTCCTCAGAGCCTCATGATCCAGTAGCTGATGGAtcgtcctcctcatcatccagctcagactcagactctgaTTCTGACTCTGATGACGAGAAGTCTGAAGCAAAGACACAAACCAAGACCTATCCACCAAAGATGACAGAGTCTGCTATGAAAGAAGAGACGGTAGCCCACGAAGTCACTTCAGAGTTGAAGTATGGCACTAAGGAAGATAACAAGGAGGCTccttcaaaacacaaatatactCCAGTCTATGCTGTTGAGGCTGTACAAGAaacgtcttcatcatcaccacttACAGCTGTAACATCAGCTGTAAAAGCAGCTCAAGCTACTTTGGAGACACCCTTAGTAACCCTTAGTGACAGTTCTGAGGAGTTGGTGGATTCTGCCCCTGTGTTCTGCACTGCTGCAGAAGATACTCTAGAGGTCACTCCAGCTGTCCCCAATACTCATAGAGAAACTCCAGCTGTCCCCAATACTCATAGAGAAACTCCAGCTGTCCCCAATACTCATGGAGAAACTCCAGCTGAAGTTGTCGCTGAGGTTGCAAGTCCAGAGAAAAATCCATGTCATAATTCTGTAAGTACAGAACCTGCTCATTCTGCTCAGATCCATGTGGAAGGAGCTGCATTTGCTCCTGTGGAAGCTGCTGCCAAGCCTTTGGAAGTTGAAATTGCCCCCACTGAAGCCGCTGCTGAGCATGCAGCTGATGATTCCACTCATATGGAAAGCACTGAGGAGCTGATGGACCCTGCCCGAGTCATAGCTGAAGGTGCTGGAGCGGATCCACATGTGGAGGCAACAGTTGAGG AACAAAAAGTGGCACCTCCAGACCCTGAGGATCCATTTGACAACAGCACTTATAAAAACTACCAGCACCACAGCTACACCCCCTTCACATTCGTTGACCTGGATGTAGAGATGGCCAAATTCCGTCTCCCTCAGCCTTCATCTGGAAGACCCTCACCCAGACACTAG
- the ndufv3 gene encoding uncharacterized protein ndufv3 isoform X2 — MATSLLRLGRLGSLKCLQLESWGILRSHPAMMFCSGVEDTTKSTTKTEAANKTGAQDERATLLAYKTAVAFPVRFSKPEVSSAQYLGVAEPVSSSAAAAAAAAAAAARGPLTDAGEPAGAVPQMEDITATSSNLAPDPDISHVASDPSLTVSDTTPADKPLASSVSEGAVPTTKASSEPHDPVADGSSSSSSSSDSDSDSDSDDEKSEAKTQTKTYPPKMTESAMKEETVAHEVTSELKYGTKEDNKEAPSKHKYTPVYAVEAVQETSSSSPLTAVTSAVKAAQATLETPLVTLSDSSEELVDSAPVFCTAAEDTLEVTPAVPNTHRETPAVPNTHRETPAVPNTHGETPAEVVAEVASPEKNPCHNSVSTEPAHSAQIHVEGAAFAPVEAAAKPLEVEIAPTEAAAEHAADDSTHMESTEELMDPARVIAEGAGADPHVEATVEEQKVAPPDPEDPFDNSTYKNYQHHSYTPFTFVDLDVEMAKFRLPQPSSGRPSPRH; from the exons ATGGCGACCTCCTTACTGCGATTAGGGCGTCTAGGTTCTCTCAAG TGTCTCCAGTTGGAGAGCTGGGGCATCCTGAGGAGTCACCCAGCTATGATGTTCTGCTCTGGGGTTGAAGACACCACAAAGTCAACCACAAAGACTGAGGCTGCAAACAAGA CAGGGGCTCAAGATGAGCGAGCAACCCTGCTAGCCTACAAGACTGCAGTTGCCTTCCCAGTTAGATTTTCCAAGCCTGAGGTTTCCTCAGCACAATATCTAGGTGTAGCTGAACCAGTGTCCagctccgcagcagcagcagcagcagcagcagcagcagcagctcgagGGCCTCTCACTGATGCTGGTGAACCAGCTGGAGCTGTGCCACAGATGGAAGACATTACAGCCACTTCCTCGAATCTAGCTCCAGACCCAGATATTTCTCACGTTGCTTCAGACCCTTCTTTAACTGTAAGTGACACAACACCAGCAGATAAGCCCCTCGCAAGCTCTGTTTCAGAGGGTGCAGTCCCAACCACCAAAGCTTCCTCAGAGCCTCATGATCCAGTAGCTGATGGAtcgtcctcctcatcatccagctcagactcagactctgaTTCTGACTCTGATGACGAGAAGTCTGAAGCAAAGACACAAACCAAGACCTATCCACCAAAGATGACAGAGTCTGCTATGAAAGAAGAGACGGTAGCCCACGAAGTCACTTCAGAGTTGAAGTATGGCACTAAGGAAGATAACAAGGAGGCTccttcaaaacacaaatatactCCAGTCTATGCTGTTGAGGCTGTACAAGAaacgtcttcatcatcaccacttACAGCTGTAACATCAGCTGTAAAAGCAGCTCAAGCTACTTTGGAGACACCCTTAGTAACCCTTAGTGACAGTTCTGAGGAGTTGGTGGATTCTGCCCCTGTGTTCTGCACTGCTGCAGAAGATACTCTAGAGGTCACTCCAGCTGTCCCCAATACTCATAGAGAAACTCCAGCTGTCCCCAATACTCATAGAGAAACTCCAGCTGTCCCCAATACTCATGGAGAAACTCCAGCTGAAGTTGTCGCTGAGGTTGCAAGTCCAGAGAAAAATCCATGTCATAATTCTGTAAGTACAGAACCTGCTCATTCTGCTCAGATCCATGTGGAAGGAGCTGCATTTGCTCCTGTGGAAGCTGCTGCCAAGCCTTTGGAAGTTGAAATTGCCCCCACTGAAGCCGCTGCTGAGCATGCAGCTGATGATTCCACTCATATGGAAAGCACTGAGGAGCTGATGGACCCTGCCCGAGTCATAGCTGAAGGTGCTGGAGCGGATCCACATGTGGAGGCAACAGTTGAGG AACAAAAAGTGGCACCTCCAGACCCTGAGGATCCATTTGACAACAGCACTTATAAAAACTACCAGCACCACAGCTACACCCCCTTCACATTCGTTGACCTGGATGTAGAGATGGCCAAATTCCGTCTCCCTCAGCCTTCATCTGGAAGACCCTCACCCAGACACTAG
- the zgc:113227 gene encoding uncharacterized protein zgc:113227, producing MERRDTAFRGCVPPEKRVAIALWKLATGSEYRTIGHLFGVSVSTVCRCVQDFCTAAETLLVPEQIRFPDEENFKEMAAYNEKRWGLPHCVGAIDGSHIPIIAPQDYHCDYFNRKGWHSIILQGVVDGKGLFWNVFSGLPESCHDARVLRLSALWELASRGNHFPAHTRNIGGVNTGYYILGDSAYPLLNWLLKPFHDTGRLTAEQQTFNKKVSRARVVVENAFGRLKERWRCLLKRNDCVIQLVKSMVVTCCALHNLCESYGETYNSEWDALTAVTVVEPVVEVAQGAEEGRDVREGLMRHLLL from the coding sequence ATGGAACGGCGAGACACGGCTTTCCGCGGTTGTGTGCCCCCAGAGAAGAGAGTTGCTATAGCACTGTGGAAGCTAGCTACTGGCTCAGAGTACCGGACTATCGGCCATCTTTTTGGAGTCAGTGTCTCAactgtgtgtcggtgtgtgcaGGATTTCTGTACTGCAGCAGAGACGTTGTTGGTGCCAGAACAGATACGGTTTCCTGATGAGGAGAATTTCAAGGAAATGGCTGCCTACAATGAGAAGAGGTGGGGGCTCCCACACTGTGTTGGTGCAATTGATGGATCCCACATACCGATCATAGCACCGCAGGACTATCACTGTGACTACTTCAACCGTAAAGGATGGCACTCCATCATTCTTCAAGGAGTTGTTGATGGAAAGGGGCTTTTCTGGAATGTGTTTTCTGGACTGCCAGAAAGCTGTCATGATGCCAGGGTTTTGAGACTGTCTGCACTATGGGAGTTAGCCAGCCGGGGAAACCACTTCCCAGCTCACACCAGGAACATAGGTGGGGTGAACACTGGCTACTACATCCTGGGTGACTCTGCATATCCATTGCTGAACTGGCTCTTAAAACCATTCCATGACACTGGACGACTCACAGCGGAACagcaaacatttaacaaaaaagtcagtagAGCACGGGTGGTGGTTGAGAATGCTTTTGGCAGGCTGAAGGAAAGGTGGCGCTGCCTGTTGAAAAGGAATGACTGTGTTATACAGCTTGTGAAATCCATGGTGGTGACTTGCTGTGCTCTGCACAATCTGTGTGAAAGTTATGGGGAGACCTATAACAGCGAATGGGATGCACTCACAGCAGTGACAGTCGTTGAGCCAGTCGTGGAAGTGGCACAGGGTGCAGAGGAGGGCAGAGATGTACGTGAGGGTTTGATGCGTCACTTGTTGTTGTGA
- the fgf9 gene encoding fibroblast growth factor 4A, with amino-acid sequence MYAGVRNRDIWSEESRDTSACRLEEPAIDPPTFGLKVNLVYPLTTATPSKSGSHPIGERVKQQLLYCRVGIGYHLQILPNGSVGGVHNPTEFSWLKVFAMKHGVVGIKGVKSGLFLCMSKEGQAYGTEQFSSDCLLKENLEENHYTTYSSLSHPGNYLALSHKGELRKGSSVGRHQPCTHFLPRRAS; translated from the exons ATGTATGCTGGGGTCAGGAACAGGGACATATGGTCAGAGGAGTCCAG ggacacatcagcatgtagactagaggAGCCAGCGATTGATCCTCCGACCTTTGGGTTGAAGGTCAACCTGGTCTACCCACTGACCACAGCCACCCCATCAAAGTCAG GTTCTCATCCAATAGGAGAAAGGgtaaagcagcagctgctctacTGCCGTGTTGGGATTGGTTACCATCTTCAGATTCTGCCCAATGGCTCTGTTGGAGGAGTCCACAATCCCACTGAGTTCT CTTGGCTCAAAGTGTTTGCTATGAAACATGGAGTCGTCGGAATCAAAGGAGTCAAGAGTGGCTTGTTCCTCTGTATGAGTAAAGAAGGACAGGCATATGGAACG GAGCAGTTTTCTTCCGACTGCCTGTTGAAGGAGAACCTGGAGGAGAATCATTACACCACCTactcctctctgtctcatcCTGGAAACTACCTGGCTCTGTCACACAAAGGAGAGCTCAGAAAGGGCAGCAGTGTGGGCCGACACCAGCCCTGCACACACTTCCTCCCTCGAAGAGCATCATGA